One window of the Etheostoma spectabile isolate EspeVRDwgs_2016 unplaced genomic scaffold, UIUC_Espe_1.0 scaffold273, whole genome shotgun sequence genome contains the following:
- the smim19 gene encoding small integral membrane protein 19, whose translation MGGHGVLGNEPESIDYSVHEAWNEATNVYLLVILVSFALLMYARKNKRKIMRIFTLPPTVGSSPEPNFYDSLQKVRLRQQLEMYSLARKFEQGQADSVQLSME comes from the exons ATGGGCGGTCACGGCGTTTTGGGGAACGAGCCCGAATCTATCGACTACTCGGTGCACGAAGCCTGGAACGAGGCCACCAATGTCTACCTGCTGGTTATCCTGGTCAGCTTCGCCCTGCTGATGTACGCCAGAAA AAACAAGAGGAAGATCATGCGGATCTTCACTCTGCCTCCCACGGTCGGCAGCAGCCCCGAGCCCAACTTCTACGACAGCCTGCAGAAGGTGCGCCTGCGGCAGCAGCTGGAGATGTACTCTCTGG cCAGGAAGTTCGAGCAGGGCCAGGCCGACAGCGTGCAGCTCTCCATGGAATGA
- the fam199x gene encoding protein FAM199X: protein MSESLYEKFLAPDEPFPLLSQRANLSDVGTLDVSDFGCQLSSCHRTDPLHRFHSNRWNLTSCGTSVASSECSEELFSSVSVGDQDDCYSLLDDQELTSLDLFPEGSVCSDVSSSISTYWDWSDSEFEWQLPGSDIASGSDVLSDIIPSVPSSPCLFSKRKPKPHPHRNLDELPWSAMTNDEQVEYIEYLSRKVSTEMGLREQLDIIKIIDPCAQISPTDSEFIIELNCLTDEKLKQVRNYIREHGPRQRASSTREGWKRSSHSSASTGGVSGASSSNASMVSSASSSTGSTASNSVAGGTASACSGGSVANISRAHSDGNLSSAAERIRDSKKRSKQRKLQQKALRKRQLKEQRQARKERLSGLFLNEEVLALRVTEEEDRGDDDLDILM, encoded by the exons ATGTCTGAGTCTCTGTATGAGAAGTTTTTAGCGCCAGATGAGCCTTTCCCCCTCCTCTCCCAAAGAGCCAACCTCAGTGACGTGGGGACCCTGGATGTGAGTGACTTTGGCTGTCAGCTCTCATCTTGTCACAGGACCGATCCTCTACACCGCTTCCACAGTAACAG GTGGAACCTCACTTCCTGTGGGACCAGTGTAGCCAGCTCAGAGTGCAGCGAAGAGCTCTTCTCCTCCGTGTCTGTGGGGGATCAGGACGACTGCTACTCCCTTCTGGATGACCAAGAACTAACATCTCTGGACCTGTTTCCAGAGGGCAGCGtttgcagtgatgtttcctCCTCTATCAGCACCTATTGGGATTGGTCCGACAGCGAGTTTGAGTGGCAG TTGCCAGGAAGTGACATTGCCAGCGGCAGCGATGTTCTGTCCGACATCATCCCGAGTGTGCCGAGTTCCCCCTGTCTGTTCTCCAAGAGGAAGCCTAAGCCCCACCCTCACCGCAACCTGGATGAGTTACCATGGAGTGCCATGACCAACGATGAACAG GTGGAGTACATTGAGTACCTGAGTCGGAAGGTGAGCACAGAGATGGGCCTGAGAGAGCAGCTGGACATCATCAAGATCATCGACCCCTGTGCTCAAATCTCTCCCACCGACAGCGAGTTCATCATCGAGCTCAACTGTCTCACCGACGAGAAACTCAAGCAG GTGCGGAACTACATCCGAGAGCACGGCCCCAGGCAGCGGGCCAGCAGCACCAGAGAGGGCTGGAAGAGGAGCAGCCACAGCAGTGCCAGCACCGGCGGGGTCAGCGGAGCCAGCAGCAGTAACGCCAGCATGGTCAGCTCCGCCAGCTCCTCCACCGGCTCCACCGCCTCCAACTCGGTCGCAG GTGGCACAGCATCAGCCTGTAGCGGAGGCAGcgttgctaacattagcagagCGCACAGCGATGGCAACCTTTCCAGTGCTGCGGAACGTATACGAGACTCTAAA AAACGTTCCAAGCAGCGTAAGCTCCAGCAGAAAGCCCTCCGGAAGCGGCAGCTGAAAGAGCAGCGGCAGGCCCGGAAGGAGCGCCTGAGTGGACTCTTCCTGAACGAGGAGGTGCTGGCGCTGCGCGTGACTGAGGAGGAGGACCGCGGCGACGACGACCTGGACATACTGATGTGA